Proteins from one Vibrio pomeroyi genomic window:
- a CDS encoding hydratase, translating into MTNVFKQAAEELLSRRVAGTKAPRLNEQYRPNNLEDALKIQSSMIDLKSDKVGGWKCLLPLAEDKFVVAPIFSGSVQQGEVCQLFADNDVVRVEPEIAFTLAKSLPANQEGYSEEQINDAIGSCHMALELMQSRFADDSGAEFYEKLADGLVNQGLFIGPEIDREKAFTSAEINIEVTQGEQVQAFAGKHPNTLPPSPIYWLINYMTRRGVDFQAGEAIITGSYCGIVEMGFDKPTTFHYEGIGEYQVTFQQKN; encoded by the coding sequence ATGACAAATGTATTTAAGCAAGCGGCTGAAGAACTGCTAAGTCGCCGTGTCGCGGGAACGAAAGCACCAAGATTGAACGAACAGTACCGTCCGAACAACTTGGAAGATGCGCTAAAGATCCAATCATCAATGATCGATCTCAAGAGCGACAAAGTTGGGGGTTGGAAGTGTTTACTTCCTCTGGCAGAAGACAAGTTTGTTGTTGCACCTATCTTCTCGGGTAGTGTTCAACAAGGCGAAGTTTGCCAACTGTTTGCTGACAACGACGTAGTGCGTGTTGAGCCTGAAATTGCATTTACGCTTGCTAAGAGCCTACCTGCAAACCAAGAAGGCTACAGCGAAGAGCAAATCAACGATGCGATCGGTTCTTGCCACATGGCACTTGAGCTGATGCAGTCTCGTTTTGCTGATGACAGCGGTGCAGAGTTCTACGAAAAGCTTGCTGATGGCCTAGTTAACCAAGGTTTGTTCATTGGTCCAGAGATTGATCGTGAAAAAGCGTTCACTTCTGCTGAGATCAATATCGAAGTGACTCAAGGCGAACAAGTTCAAGCATTCGCAGGTAAGCACCCAAATACATTACCACCAAGCCCAATCTACTGGCTGATTAACTACATGACTCGTCGTGGCGTTGATTTCCAAGCGGGTGAAGCAATCATCACGGGTTCATACTGCGGTATCGTGGAGATGGGCTTCGATAAGCCAACGACCTTCCACTACGAAGGTATTGGTGAATACCAAGTGACGTTCCAACAAAAAAACTAA
- a CDS encoding MFS transporter, translated as MKRLLNSLSLNLGHGLNHYVLLIFPSAVLTLHLEWGMGYAELLSVGSAAMIVYGVMSLPVGWLADYWSRTGSMKAFFFGTGTAAIATGFAQDAFQISVGLCVIGLFASIYHPVGTALVFGSSEKTGRAITVNGLYGNLGLALAAVVTAYLSQTFSWRLSFILPGVACILVGVVYCFVYDVKSCQRKVKKNDKAQGLAANKIARLIVCIGLIAFVGGLVFQTTTTSLPKVLNTELTSSIGFSGALTTFIFVCAAFIQLSIGELIERMSVKKLLVLITGCQLVFLLLATVVQGWWLIPVFMGLMLSTYAQIPVNDWLIGHYSAPAWRSRIYALKYTLSFSTAPIAYWLISSVYSATAGFTVMFLILVIGMFTAVSAAFLIPNLSAHKNEPAQNTLSKEDC; from the coding sequence ATGAAGCGCTTACTCAATTCGTTATCTCTCAATCTTGGCCACGGCCTCAATCATTATGTTTTGCTTATTTTCCCAAGTGCCGTGCTTACGTTGCATTTAGAGTGGGGGATGGGCTATGCCGAGCTTTTGAGTGTGGGCAGTGCAGCAATGATTGTTTATGGCGTGATGTCTTTACCCGTAGGCTGGCTTGCCGACTATTGGAGCCGCACCGGATCAATGAAGGCATTCTTTTTTGGTACAGGCACAGCAGCAATTGCAACTGGGTTTGCCCAAGATGCTTTTCAAATTAGCGTTGGCCTTTGTGTTATCGGTTTGTTTGCTTCTATCTACCATCCTGTTGGCACTGCACTTGTTTTTGGTTCTTCCGAAAAAACGGGTAGAGCGATTACCGTTAATGGCTTGTATGGCAATCTGGGGTTAGCGCTAGCGGCAGTAGTGACTGCGTATTTATCACAGACATTTTCTTGGAGGCTGTCATTCATTCTCCCCGGCGTTGCCTGTATTTTGGTGGGCGTAGTGTACTGCTTTGTGTATGACGTAAAATCATGCCAGCGCAAGGTGAAAAAGAATGACAAAGCGCAGGGATTAGCTGCAAATAAGATTGCTCGTCTAATCGTCTGTATTGGATTGATAGCTTTTGTCGGTGGCCTTGTTTTTCAAACCACGACGACATCTCTGCCTAAGGTGTTGAACACAGAACTGACTTCATCAATTGGCTTCTCAGGAGCTCTAACGACGTTCATTTTTGTGTGTGCTGCTTTCATTCAGTTGTCGATCGGAGAGCTGATCGAGCGTATGTCAGTCAAAAAGCTGCTGGTATTGATTACAGGCTGTCAGTTGGTGTTTTTGCTGTTAGCAACAGTAGTACAAGGTTGGTGGCTTATTCCCGTGTTTATGGGGCTGATGCTTAGCACCTATGCTCAAATCCCCGTTAATGACTGGTTGATTGGACATTATTCAGCACCAGCGTGGCGCTCTCGAATCTATGCTCTGAAATACACCTTGAGCTTCAGCACCGCCCCAATTGCCTATTGGCTTATTTCTTCTGTCTACTCAGCAACAGCAGGGTTCACCGTAATGTTTTTGATACTAGTGATAGGAATGTTCACTGCGGTGTCCGCGGCATTCTTGATTCCGAATTTATCTGCCCACAAAAATGAGCCAGCTCAGAACACACTATCGAAAGAAGATTGTTGA
- a CDS encoding helix-turn-helix transcriptional regulator: protein MSQTPKAIGSTSNAITLDIDQRPAVVVPKSYSNGFVIDWHFHRYHQLVCARSGVMAVETENDLWLIPPQRAVWVPAYQKHKVYMYGDAEMKNLYLHQDIDLDLPSESCVLNISAMLREIINHLSGYAEQEDQDLFSQPYRNLIQVVLDQLKVAPQASVNIPIPSDKRLVPVCEAILEDPASNQSLKEWAERTNVSSRTLSRIFRSDLGMSFIDYRQQARLFSALKLLANNQPVTTVALSCGFSSLSAFNQLFKLNFGVTPGKFFSDTLSTA from the coding sequence ATGAGCCAAACACCCAAAGCCATCGGTTCAACGTCAAATGCGATTACCTTGGACATTGATCAGCGACCTGCTGTCGTGGTTCCCAAATCATATTCGAATGGGTTTGTTATCGATTGGCACTTCCACCGTTATCATCAATTAGTATGCGCACGCAGTGGTGTCATGGCGGTAGAGACAGAAAATGACTTGTGGTTGATTCCACCACAACGCGCGGTTTGGGTTCCCGCTTATCAAAAACACAAGGTCTACATGTATGGCGATGCAGAGATGAAGAACCTCTACCTGCATCAAGACATCGATCTCGACTTACCCAGTGAAAGTTGTGTGCTCAACATATCAGCCATGCTGAGGGAGATCATCAATCACCTTTCTGGGTATGCCGAACAGGAAGATCAAGATCTCTTCAGTCAGCCTTATCGAAACTTGATACAAGTGGTATTAGATCAACTGAAAGTCGCACCGCAAGCCTCTGTGAATATTCCGATCCCTTCCGATAAACGCTTAGTGCCAGTCTGCGAAGCGATCTTAGAAGATCCGGCAAGTAATCAATCATTGAAGGAGTGGGCTGAGCGAACCAACGTCAGCAGTCGAACACTGAGTCGTATATTTAGAAGTGATTTAGGGATGTCATTTATCGATTATCGACAGCAAGCTCGATTGTTTAGTGCGTTGAAATTATTGGCAAATAATCAACCCGTTACGACCGTTGCTTTAAGCTGTGGTTTTTCCAGTTTAAGTGCGTTCAATCAGCTCTTTAAACTCAACTTTGGAGTCACTCCTGGTAAGTTTTTCAGTGACACTTTATCGACAGCATAG
- a CDS encoding Na+/H+ antiporter NhaC family protein, translated as MSNSKNSNAVIAPSAVALIPLIVFLALFIGVGTYLSLQGVDFAFYQLPAPIAALPAVMLALLLSKDKLNRAIEQFLGGVGHKDIIAMCMIYLLAGAFAAVAKASGGVDATVNLGLSAIPTSMILPGIFLISAFIATAMGTSMGTIAAVAPVALGIADSAGMSIPLTAGVVLSGAMFGDNLSIISDTTIAATRSQGCEMRDKFKENIRIALPAALIAIVIFAFNSTATQVPETGPIEWLKVLPYITILILAVSGMNVFVVLTIGILLAGGVSLGSVENYGLTDYAQDIYAGFGNMQEIFLLSMLIGGLSELMRRQGGLAFLTNLVSGVIRAFGSSHSKQANGRASELGIAGLVSMVNMCTANNTVAIIVSGSVARQLAEENNVSPRRSASLLDIFSCVIQGVLPYGAQVLLLGSVFNLSPLEIVSNSYYCFALAIVAVVAVFIKHPARQTATA; from the coding sequence ATGTCCAATTCGAAAAATTCTAATGCGGTAATTGCCCCTTCGGCAGTGGCGCTTATCCCTCTGATCGTGTTCCTAGCGCTGTTTATTGGCGTAGGTACATACTTGTCACTGCAAGGCGTCGATTTTGCTTTTTATCAGCTTCCAGCTCCGATTGCGGCTTTACCTGCTGTGATGTTGGCGTTGTTGCTAAGCAAAGATAAATTGAACCGTGCTATCGAACAGTTCTTGGGTGGAGTCGGTCATAAAGACATTATCGCAATGTGTATGATCTACCTATTGGCGGGTGCTTTTGCGGCCGTGGCTAAAGCGTCTGGCGGCGTTGACGCGACGGTAAATCTTGGTCTATCTGCGATTCCGACAAGCATGATCCTACCGGGTATCTTCCTAATTTCTGCGTTCATCGCGACAGCAATGGGTACCTCGATGGGTACTATTGCCGCGGTAGCCCCTGTTGCACTAGGCATTGCTGATTCTGCTGGCATGAGCATTCCACTAACAGCCGGTGTTGTGTTAAGTGGCGCGATGTTTGGTGACAACCTTTCTATCATCTCTGATACCACGATTGCCGCGACACGTTCGCAAGGCTGTGAGATGAGAGATAAATTTAAAGAGAACATCCGTATTGCACTTCCTGCTGCATTGATTGCGATTGTTATCTTTGCTTTCAACAGCACGGCAACTCAGGTTCCTGAAACCGGTCCAATTGAGTGGCTGAAAGTTCTGCCGTACATCACTATTTTGATTCTTGCAGTTTCGGGCATGAATGTGTTCGTTGTGCTAACAATCGGTATTCTGCTGGCGGGTGGTGTAAGCCTAGGCTCTGTTGAGAACTATGGTTTGACGGATTACGCTCAAGATATCTATGCAGGTTTCGGTAATATGCAGGAAATCTTCCTACTATCGATGTTGATTGGTGGTTTGAGTGAGCTGATGCGTCGCCAAGGCGGACTTGCGTTCCTGACTAACCTTGTAAGCGGTGTGATTCGTGCGTTTGGTTCTTCACACTCTAAGCAAGCGAATGGTCGTGCGAGTGAGCTAGGCATTGCTGGTTTGGTGTCTATGGTTAACATGTGCACTGCAAACAACACAGTAGCGATCATTGTGTCTGGTAGTGTGGCTCGCCAACTAGCGGAAGAGAACAACGTGTCTCCGCGTCGCTCAGCAAGCTTGTTGGATATCTTCTCTTGCGTAATTCAAGGTGTGTTGCCCTACGGTGCGCAGGTACTGCTATTAGGCTCGGTGTTCAACCTATCGCCGCTAGAGATTGTCTCTAACTCATACTACTGTTTTGCACTGGCTATCGTGGCTGTGGTTGCTGTGTTTATCAAACATCCAGCTCGTCAAACTGCAACTGCATAA
- a CDS encoding DUF3861 domain-containing protein: protein MKAFTGKHNNYRITIEEVNIEEDRELQTMQFEIEDRENMFAIVEKIKQDSGLDEQSAARLGVSIRLLGPLMMQDRKHPLFVDFMPHFRNFMQNLKKTLKGQ from the coding sequence ATGAAAGCATTCACAGGCAAACACAATAACTACCGTATCACTATCGAAGAAGTGAACATCGAAGAAGATCGTGAACTGCAAACCATGCAGTTTGAAATTGAAGACAGAGAAAATATGTTCGCGATTGTTGAGAAGATCAAACAAGACAGCGGCTTAGACGAGCAATCAGCAGCGCGACTAGGAGTGAGCATTCGCTTGCTAGGCCCATTGATGATGCAAGATAGAAAACACCCTCTGTTTGTTGATTTCATGCCTCACTTCAGAAACTTCATGCAGAATCTGAAGAAGACGTTGAAAGGGCAGTAA